Proteins encoded within one genomic window of Episyrphus balteatus chromosome 1, idEpiBalt1.1, whole genome shotgun sequence:
- the LOC129906809 gene encoding uncharacterized protein LOC129906809 isoform X1 has protein sequence MASKIAKENAEEVDEELRLDEIFPLTSVQQIEEIEEKLHQNAAFKKKLVRKLSSYGGVNGMKTIRTICKCIFTDPLLAEHSWLGTNAKKSFSQYKFLYKTILEAVRSRYPTYSEAEGASFFKGFLKQAPFRMGKPSTNTSSNTSSSASDGQSTT, from the exons ATGGCGTCCAAAATTGCAAAAGAGAATGCAGAGGAAGTGGATGAGGAACTGCGACTGGATGAAATTTTCCCACTTACCTCTGTCCAACAAATTGAGGAAATCGAGGAAAAACTCCATCAAAATgcagcattcaaaaaaaaattg gtCCGTAAGTTGAGCTCATATGGGGGGGTCAACGGAATGAAAACGATCCGCACTATTTGCAAGTGCATTTTTACGGATCCACTACTGGCAGAACATTCTTGGCTGGGGACTAATGCCAAAAAAAGTTTCAGCCAATACAAATTCCTGTATAAAACTATATTGGAAGCGGTCCGATCAAGGTACCCCACTTATAGTGAAGCTGAGGGTGCTTcattttttaaaggctttttgAAGCAAGCCCCATTTCGAATGGGAAAACCGTCCac AAATACCAGTTCCAACACCAGCTCCTCTGCCTCTGACGGGCAATCCACAACATAA
- the LOC129906809 gene encoding uncharacterized protein LOC129906809 isoform X2 — MASKIAKENAEEVDEELRLDEIFPLTSVQQIEEIEEKLHQNAAFKKKLVRKLSSYGGVNGMKTIRTICKCIFTDPLLAEHSWLGTNAKKSFSQYKFLYKTILEAVRSRYPTYSEAEGASFFKGFLKQAPFRMGKPSTSNTSSSASDGQSTT, encoded by the exons ATGGCGTCCAAAATTGCAAAAGAGAATGCAGAGGAAGTGGATGAGGAACTGCGACTGGATGAAATTTTCCCACTTACCTCTGTCCAACAAATTGAGGAAATCGAGGAAAAACTCCATCAAAATgcagcattcaaaaaaaaattg gtCCGTAAGTTGAGCTCATATGGGGGGGTCAACGGAATGAAAACGATCCGCACTATTTGCAAGTGCATTTTTACGGATCCACTACTGGCAGAACATTCTTGGCTGGGGACTAATGCCAAAAAAAGTTTCAGCCAATACAAATTCCTGTATAAAACTATATTGGAAGCGGTCCGATCAAGGTACCCCACTTATAGTGAAGCTGAGGGTGCTTcattttttaaaggctttttgAAGCAAGCCCCATTTCGAATGGGAAAACCGTCCac TTCCAACACCAGCTCCTCTGCCTCTGACGGGCAATCCACAACATAA